The genomic region TCCAACAGGATTATTAGCGAAAATAAAAGCGCCTCCTGGACAAATGTTGTAGCCATCTAAGATAATTCGTTCAGCGTTGAATTTAAGAGTTCATCCAATCTCAGCTCAAGTTTTCTGATTTCCCTGAAGTTAGAAAGGATCTGCTGTCCCTTCTCGGTAAGCACAAATGAACTATCTTTCTGTTTAATCAGTCCCTTATCCTTTAGTATGGATAGGTATTTCTCTGTTAGCCCTTCGCTCAGATTTGCATTCTTCATGATTGAGGACTTACTACCGCTACCACTACTAACAACCTCGAGGATATCGGCAATTATTTCTATAGAAGTCCTTCGTGATCTCATGAATGAATATTACCTTTGTTCTTTTTAAGTATTTCCATTACACATCATGATTGGCCAGGCTAACAAGATGTAAAAATTCAAAAGGACTAGTAGATCTTGATTGGCCAGTTTCAGCACAAGAAGGGGTTAGACTGGTTATCCAAATAAGGATATTTATGGGGAAAAACTGCATTGAAATCTTTAGACTTGTTCTAATCTTCGATCAAAATTGCTATCTATTTGACAGAAACAAGCTCGACCTGAGAATCTCTTACGTCTTCGATGATCCTGATTGGGATTGATTCTGTTTCGCTGTTAAGGACATTAGGTTCTTTATTACCTCTGCGTCTTTCTCTCCACGATATTTACCGATCAACTCCACTAATTTCTCTAGTTCATCATTCGACGTCTCCTTCTCAAGTGTCTGAATCAGTTTCCCGAATAACTCCTTGCTTAGAAGCTCCATCATCTCGGTGTACTCAGGAATGGTGAGCTCAGGGACTTCGGAAAGAAGCTGAATGTAACCTGTGGACACTATTCTAAGCCCCTTTTCCACAAGGTTAGATATCTCCTCAGGCTTAGGTCTCTCTTGAGTTGAACCGAGGGATTTAAGCGATTCGAGAAATTTGGTTAACCTATACCTCTGGAACTCCAGCGAAATCATTGCGTTCCTGACGTTCTTACTCGCTATATACCTTATTTCGCCTGAATCCCTCACGACCAAAACGTACTGGGAGAAGTATAAATCCTCAATAAGTTTCACGATGGAGTCCCTACTAAGAAATGGAGATAGCGTGGTAAAGAGTTGATCAATGGATACTCCTCCATAACCCTCCTTAGCTATTGCCACCAGAACTGTCCTGTGCTTCTTGTCAAGAAAGTCCATGTGAAAATTCTATAATCTTGAATAAAGAAATTAGCTATTTCCCGAGGAAGGTGCTCTATCCTAAAACGCGGAAAGTGTAACTGGAATAGTTTTATCGCCTAAGCGAGCTACTACACCTGATGCAAAGCTTTGAAGTGAGTGCTCCGGGGAAGGTCCTGTGGATCGGGAGCTACTCGGTGGTATTTGGTGGGATATCGCATGTCATTGCAATTGACAAGAGGGTTAGGTGTAGATGTGAGGAGTCGGAAAGACTAGAATTTATAACGTCGTATGGTAACTTCTCCGAAGGCCAGAACGAACTCATAGACAGTGTGCTCAACGAGGTTAGAACAATCTACGATATTCCCCGCTTGAGGGTATATCTCATAAACGATCCTGCATTTCAGATAGATGGGAAGAAAACTGGGTTAGGGAGCTCATCTGCAGGGACAGTGGCATTGACGGCTTGCCTCAGTTACGCCGTAACTGGAAAGTTTGATGTGGACCTGGTGTACAAACTTTCACAGAGGGCGAACTATAGACGACAGAAGGGAATTGGTAGCGGTTTCGATATAGCTGCGGCGACCTACGGTAGCGTGATATACAGGAGATACAATGACATCAACAAGGTTGATTCTGTGGTGGAAAGGCTAGACATCCCACAAAACATACAGATACTTCTAGGTTTTACGGGAAGGAGTGCCAGCACAGTGAATCTAGTAAGGAGGTTTGAGGACACCAAGAACAATCCAAGGTTTAAGGAACTAATGAGTGAGATTGAGATAGATAATGAAATCGCAATAAAGCTGTTGAGGTTAGGGAAAATTGATGCTGCAGTTCCACACATAAAGCTGGCTAGACAGAACTTGAACCTGCTTTCGAAAGAGGTGGTAGGAGTGGAAATTGAAACAGAAGAGGATAGAAAGCTCATGAGCTTAGCCGAGAAAAACGGCGCCTTGATATCCCTGATGCCCGGGGCAGGTGGAGGAGATCTCATACTAGCTCTAGGGGAGAACCTTGCGAGAGTCAAGGAGACTTGGGAGAGGATGAGCATTAGAACCATTAATGTGAAACAAGATGAAGGTGTGAAAATTGAAGCTAGAAGCTGAGGCAGTAGCGCCATCCAACATTGCCATAGTAAAGTACTGGGGAAAAAGAGATAGGGAACTAAACCTACCCTTAAACTCCTCCCTTTCCATATCCCTGGACTCACTGTGGGTTAGATCCAGGGTGATATTTGATGAGTCCCTTGATAAGGATGAGGTAATCATAAACGGTAAAAGGTTAAGCGAAAACGAGGTAAGGGAGTACGCTGGAAGAGTCTTAAGGAGGTTCAGGGACCTATACGGAAAAGAGTTATTTGCAAGGGTAGAGTCCACAACCAATTTTCCCAGCTCAGCTGGATTAGCGTCATCAGCGGCAGGAATTGCAGCTCTGACCTATGCCTCAAATGCAGCCTTGGGACTTGGATTAAGTAATCGAGAACTTTCCAAGATTGCCAGAGTTGGATCAGGGAGTGCTTGCAGGAGTATGTTCGGCGGATTTGTAAAGTGGAATAGGGGTGAGCTAGAGAGTGGAGATGATTCTTTCTGCGAGGAAATTTTCCCTCCTGATCATTGGCCAGATCTTGTGGATATTATACCTATTTTCGGAGAGGAGAAAAAGAAGGTGTCCTCGAGAACGGGAATGGAGAACACTGCTACTAGTTCTGCTCTAATGAGATGCAGACTTCAATTCATAGAGGAAACATTCAACGAAGTCATTGACGCTATTAGAACTAAGAATGCGGGTAAGTTCTTTCAACTAACAATGAGACACAGCAACAGTATGCATGCAGTAATCCTAGATTCGTGGCCTCCCATGAACTATCTTAACGAGAAATCGTTCAGGGTGATGGAATGGGTGGTTGAGTTCGGTAAGGCTGCATATACCTTTGACGCTGGGCCTAATCCTCATATATTCGTACTGGAAAAGGACGTGGATGAGGTCTTGAAATTTTTAAACGAAATTGGGAGCACGAAGACCATTGTAAGCAGGGTAGGCAAAGGTCCCTATCTGATCTAGCTCCCTAGAGTTCTGTTAACCCAAGGCATATATCTAGTCCTTACATTCGCTCAATATCTTCTCATATTTTCTTCCCAGATCGTCTCTGCTCACGTGATATCCCACTACCACTTTCCTTATTTCGCTCAGTGAACCAATCAAGGGAGATACCCTTTTCAACCTTTCCACTCCATGAGGGGTGAGTATATAAACAGCCTCATCCTTCTCCTCCCTATATGGAACATCGTTGAATTCGTGATAAATGAGGAGACCACCCGACGATCTCATATCCTCACGTATCTCCTGTTTTATCGACTCCAATTTCTCAATGCAGTTAGGACTGGGTTCTATCTTGATTCTCCTGAAACCTTGCCTATACATTATGGCATCGCGTAACTCACGCCTGACATGTTGTAGCTTGGAAATCACAAAATTATCATCGAATACTAAAAAATCCTCCACTTCCACTGGCATCTCTATGATCCCATCCCTAAGTAACTGGGCTATAGCCTGTGAAAGAATAGCGTTATACATTCCAACAACACTGTGGAAATACACGTTCTGAAACATGTACATCCTTGCAAGGAGAAATTGCTCCACTATGGGCAAGACTTTGCCTAGAACAACCAACATGTCATTCTCGAAATATAGAAATCTCTTCATTCTCTCGATGTCGAACTGCCCATATTCCACGCCTGCATAATATGAATCCCTGAGAAGGTAATCGCTCCTATCTGCGTCGATGAAATTGGAAATTATTAGATGAGCTAATTTCTCTTCCCTGTTACGCGGTGTCTCCATCAGCACTCTAGTGACGAACTTGACGGGGTCCTCAAATGTCTTGAAATTCTTCTCCAGGTCAGATGCGAGACCCTTCTCAATCAGTTGAGTGCCTAGAATTACGTGGGTTTTCTTATCTTTCTCAAACACATCTACGCCATAAACCTGCCTCGCGACCTGAAGGGCGTTCTCGAAGGTGTGGGAGAAGGGAAGGTGACCCACGTCATGGAGCATCGCAGTTACAGCTATCAGTTCCATGACCTCTTGGTCTAACTCGAGGGAGGAATTTTCCCGGATGTACTTTAGGAACTCAAGGGAAAGGTGCATGACCCCGAGGCTATGCTCAAAACGCGTATGGTTCATCCCGGGGTACACCATGTAAGCTAAGGCAGTCTGCTTCACGTATCTTAGACGCTGAAAAAGGGGATTTGATACGATGGGAAGTAGCCTATCTGGTACCTCTATGTAACCATGAACTGGATCTCTTATTAATTTCATTATTTCATTTCCGAAAATACGGTTAAAATCGATTTTGCACCGTTGACAACGCTTCTTTCGAGGTCCTCCTTGGAAATCCAGTTACCGCCAGTAGCTAGGTTATCGCTTACTACCACCACCGCGGCAGACTTAGTTCCCCTCAATCTACTCAGGAAGAAGAGGGTGGCACATTCCATCTCCACGCCAATGTTCCCCCTATCGGACCACCTCTTCACGAAGTGCTCATCTTCAGCATAAAATGCGTCGCTACTGAAAATATTTCCAACATGGAATCTGTATCCAGCTGAGGAGAACTGCGTAATCAGCCTAGACACAAGGTCGTGATCAGGGGTCGCCGATACTGATGTGAGATCTCCCACATACTGGAAGAAAAGTCCTCCTGGATTGTACGACGCTCCGGTTGGGATAATGTACTCCCCTAGGCCTATTTCGGGCCTCAGTGCTCCGACCGTACCGAGCCTAACGAATGTACTGCCCCCTAGCATGTGTAACTCCTCAAAAACTATGGCCATTGATGGTCCTCCTATACCGTGGGTTGCAATGCTTACCCTAGTATCACGGTACAGACCAGTATATACTAGGAAGCCCCTGTTCTTGTTAACCAGTTTGGGGGACTCCAACAATGAAGAGAGTAGCTCCGCCCTTCCGGGATCTCCTACAACTAAAACCTTCTCTGCGACGTCTCCCTTCTTTGCGAGGATGTGTACGGGGTTCATCTAGCATATCCCTTCATGGAACTTTTAAGATTAGCGTAGACTTGATATGGCCATTCCCATCGTGTCTTAGAATACGATTTTATACAACCACGTATAAATCTAATTAGTGATGGAAAAGAATGAAAAGGTTGTCGTAGATCTTGAGGGAAATAGTGTTAGATTTAACGGAGTTCCAGAGTCCTTTAGGGTTAACTCCATCCACGTTTCACCTCCCATGGACGGGTTAGTTCATTTTTACATCGAGGACAAACAACTGGTTCTCTCGCTTACTGAAGAGGAGTTAACCGAGGTCCTCTCCAGAGCAAGAAAAGAGGAGATCACTCCCTCACAAAAGGATTTTGAGATATCGCAGATAGGGCTGGTATATAAACTTCTCGTGGATTCACTTGAGGTGATCAATGTCTCCGATTGGTCCTTACAGACAATGTTCACCATAGTTAATGGGGAAAGGGCAAAGCTCACAATAGGCCCAAATTGCGAGTATAACGACTGCGTCTACCTAGCTCTCTTCTCGGCAAACGGGTTCATCTACTATCTTAAGATAAGGTTCTCAGACGGCTCCTTTGAGGTCTCAGTCTTCAGGATTACCCCATCGGTTCTGGAAAACGAGCTTGTGTTCCATATGCTTAACAAGACGTTTAGATTATACTAGCTTTACTTTTACTTTGGAACTAAAGAAGGAACTGCATAAAGAAAGGTTTTAAAAAATGAGACCTTACTATTATCTTATGAAAGAAAGAGAGGTCGAGGCAAAGAGGCTCGTGGGAAAGAAACAGGTTAGAGGAAAGGTTTATGAATACGAGTACTACACTCTTCCTCTAAACCTATATATTCCAAAGTCAATGGTAGAAAAATTCGGAAAAAGATACATGCTACAGGTGGACGAGGACACAGGAACAATAACAATAAAACCTAGAACCAGCTGAGCTCATTTCCTCACTATTTTGGTCAAGATATCTCTTATTTCATACGGTGTCTTAGCCACAGGTATATCGGCTTTCTTGAATGCCTCTATCTTGCTTTCAAATGTTCCCATCCCCATGTAGACCACTGCCCCTGCATGACCCATCCTTTTCTCCCTCGGGGCAGTTAGCCCGGCGATATAACCCACGATGGGTTTCTTGATCTTTCCCTCCTTCTTCAGTTGTGCCACCCTTTCCTCCATCGTTCCCCCTATCTCTCCTATGATCACGATGGCCTCAGTGTTATTGTCCTTGTCGAACTCTTGAACGACCTCCTGAAGCTGAGTCCCAATTATGGGATCTCCCCCTATTCCTATGACCGTGGACTGGCCCAGATCCCCAACAAGATGGGATACCTCGTAGGTTAGGGTACCAGACCTGGACACTATACCCACTGTACCTTTTCTGAAATATTTCGCTGGCAATATTCCTAGCAATGACTCACCAGGTACTATGAGCCCTGGGCAGTTAGGTCCAATTATCCTAGTACCCCTAGCCCTAGCATACCTAACAAATTTAGCCACGTCAACGACGGGTATGTGTTCTGTGATAACCGTGACCAACTTTATCCCAGCATCTACTGCCTCATACACGGCCTCACTGGCGAAACGTGCAGGAACGAAGATTATTGACGCATCTATTTCATGCTCCTTGACAGCTTCCTTGACAGTGTCATAGACCGGAACTCCGTTCACCTGGGTTCCTCCTTTCCCCGGAGTGACTCCAGCTACAATCTTCGTTCCATACTTCAGCATCATTGAGGTATGGAAGCTTCCTTCCTTCCCTGTGATTCCTTGAACAAGAACCCTAGTCTGTGAATTTATGAACGTAGGGCATCACCTATTGCGGTTAATGCATCTTCGTAAACTCTTATCCCTTGACTTTGGAGTATTTTCTTCCCTTCATCCTCATTCGTACCAGTTAACCTGACGTAAATGGGTTTGTTTATCTTACGATAGGCCTCCACTATCCCCTTAGCTACCTCATCACACCTAGTTATTCCACCGAAAATGTTAATCACTATCTTTTTCACCTTGGGGTTACTTCCAACCCTGATCACCGCAGACGCAACCTTTTCGGTATCTGCACCCCCTCCTACATCTAGGAAATCAGCCGGATTTCCCCCCATTAGTTTCACGAGATCCATGGTCGCCATTGTAAGACCTGCGCCATTACCCACTATGCCCACGTCTCCCTCGAGTTCGACGTAGGAATCCGCTGGAACTTTCTCCCTCTGTAGCTCCTTTAACAGTTCTTCGTGTCTATACAGTGCGTTATCATCTAGGATTACCTTGGAGTCGAGAGCCAGAGGACCGTTCTCCGTGATGGCGAGCGGATTAATCTCAGCCAATTCAGCGTCGTACTCCAAGATTAGCCTGAGTAAACCTTCTATGACCCCTCCGAGACCCCTATACCCAACATATTTCTCGATTGCATCCACATCGTACCTCATTAATTTTCTATCTATGGGGATAACAAAAGTCTTGACGTCCTTACTCTCCTCAATGTTTATCCCACCAAATGGGGATGCCACTATCATCGGGTTCCCAGTCTCTCGATCCATCATAGCTGAAAGGTATATTTCCCTGGTGTGCGGGACAAATTCCTCTATCAAGAATGTGTTTATACCTTCCTTCATGAGTTCTTGAATCGTGCCGTAACTGTCCTCAGTTACCCTAACAAGCCCCCTCTTTCCCCTACCGCCCTCAAGTAGTTGTGACTTAACCACCACCTTCCCTTGAACGTGAACAGGGGACTTCACCACCTGTCCGCGAGGCACTGGGATGTTAACGAGCGAAAAAAGCCTCTTTCCCTCATACTCGTAAAGCTTCATGGTTATCTATAATTATATTCGCATACTTGTTTAAGAAAGCATCTATCACACTTAGGCTTGGTTAGTAAACAAAAAGCTTTTCCAACAGCACCTAAACCAGCATGCAAAATCTTATACAAGTATAGGTCCTGTTGAACATTATGGTAGACGAAGTTGGGTAAGTCACGTTTCTTCATTTCCTGCCCAGTTACCCTCCCTAGTACCCTCCTAGAATATTCAGTGTTTGGGAATACAGGTTGATGACCCGCGAAGAGAAGGATGGAATCAGCGGTCTCCTCACCGACGCCCTCTTGGGTCAGAAGTAGAGGCCTCCTCTCAAGCAACAGGACTTTGTTTAGACCACCCATTTCCTTAACAAATTTAGCGAAGTTCAGAACCCTTCTAGCCTTAGTCCTGTAGAAATTGATGGGTCTGAAATAGCTCTCTAAAGTCGGGAGATCCAGCTCTGCTATGGAGTCCACCTTGGCAAGTCCGTGTTCCTCCAGTGTCCCAATTACCCTCTTTACTGATTCCCACTTGGTCAATTGGACAAGAAAGGCTGAGATCACAATCTTATCGGCTGAATCGAAGCCATCCCACCACTCATAGGATTTGGGATCGGTAATAACCCAGCCTGTGTGTCTTATGACTTCCTTATTCCCCTCAAAGAGCTTAACGAGTTCATTCAAGATAATCCATGATCACCTTCACTAACCTCTCTGTCCCAGGTTCATAATAGTTGGGCTTTTTACGCTTCTGAATGGCCTTAAGCAATTCCTCGTCTTCCCAAGTGGATGGATCGTCTAGAAATTCTGCACCTATTATTTCGGAGTATAGTTTCACATCCTCGTGGGTAGCAGCCCTGGTGAGGCTCTTGTTAAAGACAATGATTGTGGGTTTCCCATAGAGCACGGCTGACTCCATGGCTGTTTTACCCTGATGAGTTATTACCAGGGAAGCTCCTGCGATAAATCTCTCAATATCTGGATCAAAGCTGAATGCTTTTACGCCACTTTTCACGTATGGCTCAGGAGATATCTTTCCAGTCTGCATTACCAGATTTGTTAGCCCTAGACTGGAAATCCTGTCAAAAAGGGCTTTGAAACCTTCGGTCCCCGCGGTGACTAGGATGAAACCCTCGTCCACTGGATCATATTTTCTCCTTTGAAGAATGGGCCCCACCACTATCCCGTTCTTATAAAGCCTAGATTGCTCCTTCCAGTGAAGGAACACTCCCTTGGAGAAGTGCGATAACACGGACACTGCCTTTCCCTTGGTCACAATCCTATCCTGGCTTTCTAGCGTGAAGAGAGTGGAACCCCTCAATCTTTGAAATAAAGAAGGTATCACTGAATGATTCGAGCCAGTAGCAATGACCACGTCATAACTTGGAAGAGAAATTGATTGCGAGAGCGCCCTAAACCCCCTTGTTACCAAGGAAGTGTTTGGGCCCTTCGGATCCCTAGGCTTACTAACCTCGTATATCTTCTCAGCGTGAGGGCTCAAGAGCTTCCTGGAGTTTTCGTCGCCCTCAGGAATCACGAAGTCAACCTTAAAGGGTAAATACTCTGCGATGGCCTTGGCAAATCCTGTATGTCCCCCTCCGCTCGCTATAATGAGCAGCCTCTTCATGCTAAACTATAAGATTTTTACCCTTTTAGCCTATTTAGGGCTAACATGGAGTCCTATAGAGGATTGTGGCTAAAGGGAGCAATAGTAATGGCATTAAACATGTATGAGGCTGGGCTCACTCCAGTGGAGATAGGCCTAGGAGAGAGAGATTTTTACATTGATGTTCAGTCAGATTCGGCTCTTTCCCTTCAGGAGTCTGAGAAGTTTGCCCAGTGGAAAGATCACAAGTACGAGATCAAGGACGGAAAGGTAACCTATAACGGAAAACAAATACTTCTTCAAGGGGACGTGACACCCTCTGGAGAACCAAGATATTTCAAGGTTCTGAACATCTCAGTACATCATCCCTCAGCTAACGTTCAGTTGGTGAGGATTAGGGGTATTGCCTTTGAGACCAAGGAACAAATGGACGATTACCTTCAGTGGTTGGAGAAGGCCTCCGAGACTGATCATCGTATTATAGGGGAGAGGATGGATCTCTTCAGTTTCCACGAGGAATCTGGTCCAGGTCTAGTCCTGTTCCATCCCAAGGGCCAGCTAATTAGAAATGAGATGATAAACTACATGAGGGAGATTAACGCTTCCATGGGATATCAAGAGGTCTACACATCTCACGTGTTTAGGACTGTTCTTTGGAAGATAAGCGGTCATTACGATACTTACAGGGACAAGATGTTGATCTTCCAAAAGGATGATGACGAACTAGGAATAAAACCCATGAATTGTCCCGCTCACATATTAATCTACAAGTCAAGAGTTAGGAGTTACAGAGATCTTCCCATAAGGTTCTCCGAATTCGGCAACGTTTATAGATGGGAGAAGAAGGGGGAGCTTTACGGCTTACTTAGAACAAGGGGATTCACGCAGGATGACGGTCATATCTTTTTAAGGGAGGATCAGCTGAAGGACGAGGTAAAGAATCTAGTTAGGAAGACTCTTGACGTCCTCGGTAAGTTCGGGTTTAAGGGAGAGGACGTTCGGATAAATCTGAGCACAAGACCAGATGAAAGTATAGGAAGCGATGAACAGTGGGAGAAGGCGACTAAGGCATTGCTAGATGTACTAAAGGAACTTAACGTTCCCTATGTCGTGAAGGAGAAGGAGGGGGCGTTTTATGGACCCAAAATAGATTTTGACATAAGGGACAGCTTAAACAGATGGTGGCAATTGTCCACTATTCAGGTAGATTTCAATCTGCCTGAAAGATTCAAACTGGAGTACGTGGATGAGGATGGAAGCAAGAAGAGGCCGGTCATGGTTCACAGGGCCATATACGGCTCGCTCGACAGAATGATAGCCATACTTCTTGAACATTTCCGTGGAAAGTTACCCACCTGGTTGTCTCCCGTTCAGGTAAGGGTTCTACCCATAAGTGAGGACAACCTAGATTACGCTAAGAGGGTTATGGACGTGCTAGTGCAGAGAGGTATCAGAACGGAAATCGATCCGAGCGGGGAAACGCTTTCCAAGAGGATAAAGAGAGGTTATGATGACGGTGTTCCTTACCTTGTCATTGTTGGTAGGAAAGAGGCCTCTGAGGAAAAGGTAACCATCAGGGCCAGAGGAAACGTGGAGATAAAGGGGGTTCCTCTTTCCAGATTTGTGGATGAGCTCTCCCTAGAAATCGGGAACAGGGACGCTGAAAATACTCTGATTA from Metallosphaera sedula DSM 5348 harbors:
- a CDS encoding succinate--CoA ligase subunit beta; the protein is MKLYEYEGKRLFSLVNIPVPRGQVVKSPVHVQGKVVVKSQLLEGGRGKRGLVRVTEDSYGTIQELMKEGINTFLIEEFVPHTREIYLSAMMDRETGNPMIVASPFGGINIEESKDVKTFVIPIDRKLMRYDVDAIEKYVGYRGLGGVIEGLLRLILEYDAELAEINPLAITENGPLALDSKVILDDNALYRHEELLKELQREKVPADSYVELEGDVGIVGNGAGLTMATMDLVKLMGGNPADFLDVGGGADTEKVASAVIRVGSNPKVKKIVINIFGGITRCDEVAKGIVEAYRKINKPIYVRLTGTNEDEGKKILQSQGIRVYEDALTAIGDALRS
- a CDS encoding UDP-N-acetylglucosamine--N-acetylmuramyl-(pentapeptide) pyrophosphoryl-undecaprenol N-acetylglucosamine transferase — translated: MKRLLIIASGGGHTGFAKAIAEYLPFKVDFVIPEGDENSRKLLSPHAEKIYEVSKPRDPKGPNTSLVTRGFRALSQSISLPSYDVVIATGSNHSVIPSLFQRLRGSTLFTLESQDRIVTKGKAVSVLSHFSKGVFLHWKEQSRLYKNGIVVGPILQRRKYDPVDEGFILVTAGTEGFKALFDRISSLGLTNLVMQTGKISPEPYVKSGVKAFSFDPDIERFIAGASLVITHQGKTAMESAVLYGKPTIIVFNKSLTRAATHEDVKLYSEIIGAEFLDDPSTWEDEELLKAIQKRKKPNYYEPGTERLVKVIMDYLE
- a CDS encoding winged helix-turn-helix domain-containing protein produces the protein MRSRRTSIEIIADILEVVSSGSGSKSSIMKNANLSEGLTEKYLSILKDKGLIKQKDSSFVLTEKGQQILSNFREIRKLELRLDELLNSTLNELS
- the thrS gene encoding threonine--tRNA ligase, whose translation is MESYRGLWLKGAIVMALNMYEAGLTPVEIGLGERDFYIDVQSDSALSLQESEKFAQWKDHKYEIKDGKVTYNGKQILLQGDVTPSGEPRYFKVLNISVHHPSANVQLVRIRGIAFETKEQMDDYLQWLEKASETDHRIIGERMDLFSFHEESGPGLVLFHPKGQLIRNEMINYMREINASMGYQEVYTSHVFRTVLWKISGHYDTYRDKMLIFQKDDDELGIKPMNCPAHILIYKSRVRSYRDLPIRFSEFGNVYRWEKKGELYGLLRTRGFTQDDGHIFLREDQLKDEVKNLVRKTLDVLGKFGFKGEDVRINLSTRPDESIGSDEQWEKATKALLDVLKELNVPYVVKEKEGAFYGPKIDFDIRDSLNRWWQLSTIQVDFNLPERFKLEYVDEDGSKKRPVMVHRAIYGSLDRMIAILLEHFRGKLPTWLSPVQVRVLPISEDNLDYAKRVMDVLVQRGIRTEIDPSGETLSKRIKRGYDDGVPYLVIVGRKEASEEKVTIRARGNVEIKGVPLSRFVDELSLEIGNRDAENTLIKRIG
- a CDS encoding phosphomevalonate kinase, encoding MQSFEVSAPGKVLWIGSYSVVFGGISHVIAIDKRVRCRCEESERLEFITSYGNFSEGQNELIDSVLNEVRTIYDIPRLRVYLINDPAFQIDGKKTGLGSSSAGTVALTACLSYAVTGKFDVDLVYKLSQRANYRRQKGIGSGFDIAAATYGSVIYRRYNDINKVDSVVERLDIPQNIQILLGFTGRSASTVNLVRRFEDTKNNPRFKELMSEIEIDNEIAIKLLRLGKIDAAVPHIKLARQNLNLLSKEVVGVEIETEEDRKLMSLAEKNGALISLMPGAGGGDLILALGENLARVKETWERMSIRTINVKQDEGVKIEARS
- the sucD gene encoding succinate--CoA ligase subunit alpha, with translation MNSQTRVLVQGITGKEGSFHTSMMLKYGTKIVAGVTPGKGGTQVNGVPVYDTVKEAVKEHEIDASIIFVPARFASEAVYEAVDAGIKLVTVITEHIPVVDVAKFVRYARARGTRIIGPNCPGLIVPGESLLGILPAKYFRKGTVGIVSRSGTLTYEVSHLVGDLGQSTVIGIGGDPIIGTQLQEVVQEFDKDNNTEAIVIIGEIGGTMEERVAQLKKEGKIKKPIVGYIAGLTAPREKRMGHAGAVVYMGMGTFESKIEAFKKADIPVAKTPYEIRDILTKIVRK
- a CDS encoding HD domain-containing protein; translated protein: MKLIRDPVHGYIEVPDRLLPIVSNPLFQRLRYVKQTALAYMVYPGMNHTRFEHSLGVMHLSLEFLKYIRENSSLELDQEVMELIAVTAMLHDVGHLPFSHTFENALQVARQVYGVDVFEKDKKTHVILGTQLIEKGLASDLEKNFKTFEDPVKFVTRVLMETPRNREEKLAHLIISNFIDADRSDYLLRDSYYAGVEYGQFDIERMKRFLYFENDMLVVLGKVLPIVEQFLLARMYMFQNVYFHSVVGMYNAILSQAIAQLLRDGIIEMPVEVEDFLVFDDNFVISKLQHVRRELRDAIMYRQGFRRIKIEPSPNCIEKLESIKQEIREDMRSSGGLLIYHEFNDVPYREEKDEAVYILTPHGVERLKRVSPLIGSLSEIRKVVVGYHVSRDDLGRKYEKILSECKD
- the mvaD gene encoding diphosphomevalonate decarboxylase encodes the protein MKLEAEAVAPSNIAIVKYWGKRDRELNLPLNSSLSISLDSLWVRSRVIFDESLDKDEVIINGKRLSENEVREYAGRVLRRFRDLYGKELFARVESTTNFPSSAGLASSAAGIAALTYASNAALGLGLSNRELSKIARVGSGSACRSMFGGFVKWNRGELESGDDSFCEEIFPPDHWPDLVDIIPIFGEEKKKVSSRTGMENTATSSALMRCRLQFIEETFNEVIDAIRTKNAGKFFQLTMRHSNSMHAVILDSWPPMNYLNEKSFRVMEWVVEFGKAAYTFDAGPNPHIFVLEKDVDEVLKFLNEIGSTKTIVSRVGKGPYLI
- a CDS encoding purine-nucleoside phosphorylase, producing the protein MNPVHILAKKGDVAEKVLVVGDPGRAELLSSLLESPKLVNKNRGFLVYTGLYRDTRVSIATHGIGGPSMAIVFEELHMLGGSTFVRLGTVGALRPEIGLGEYIIPTGASYNPGGLFFQYVGDLTSVSATPDHDLVSRLITQFSSAGYRFHVGNIFSSDAFYAEDEHFVKRWSDRGNIGVEMECATLFFLSRLRGTKSAAVVVVSDNLATGGNWISKEDLERSVVNGAKSILTVFSEMK
- a CDS encoding endonuclease III domain-containing protein, whose protein sequence is MNELVKLFEGNKEVIRHTGWVITDPKSYEWWDGFDSADKIVISAFLVQLTKWESVKRVIGTLEEHGLAKVDSIAELDLPTLESYFRPINFYRTKARRVLNFAKFVKEMGGLNKVLLLERRPLLLTQEGVGEETADSILLFAGHQPVFPNTEYSRRVLGRVTGQEMKKRDLPNFVYHNVQQDLYLYKILHAGLGAVGKAFCLLTKPKCDRCFLKQVCEYNYR